In a single window of the Papaver somniferum cultivar HN1 unplaced genomic scaffold, ASM357369v1 unplaced-scaffold_57, whole genome shotgun sequence genome:
- the LOC113343372 gene encoding glycine-rich cell wall structural protein 1.8-like has protein sequence MAVHKRVRSVVFILLVGLSICSAARNLLTVPPEEEAGLAFHSRPAGVGLVGEHGAGYGAGGGQGGGAGYGAAAGAHGGGGGSGGGGGAGYGAGGEHGAGYGAGSGSGGDAGYGAGGENGGGAGGGGGSGGGGGYGSGGGAGGGSGYGAGGEHGAGDGGGGGSGGGGGYGAGGDHGAGYGSGGGVGGGEGGGSSGGGHGGGYGRGGGSGSGYAAGGEHGAAYGSGGGSGEGGGHGGGGY, from the coding sequence ATGGCTGTTCATAAGAGAGTAAGGAGCGTTGTTTTCATTCTGTTAGTAGGGTTGAGCATCTGTTCTGCTGCTAGAAATCTCCTTACTGTTCCTCCGGAGGAAGAAGCTGGCTTAGCTTTTCATTCTCGTCCAGCTGGAGTTGGATTAGTAGGAGAACATGGAGCAGGATATGGTGCTGGTGGTGGACAAGGTGGAGGTGCAGGTTATGGAGCTGCTGCTGGAGCACATGGTGGTGGAGGAGGTAGTGGTGGAGGCGGCGGTGCAGGATATGGTGCCGGTGGAGAACATGGTGCAGGGTATGGTGCTGGAAGTGGTAGTGGTGGGGATGCTGGATATGGTGCTGGAGGTGAAAATGGCGGTGGTGCGGGTGGCGGCGGTGgtagtggaggtggtggtggttatggAAGTGGAGGAGGGGCCGGTGGTGGTTCCGGTTATGGTGCTGGAGGTGAGCATGGTGCCGGTGATGGTGGCGGTGGCGGtagcggaggtggtggtggatatgGTGCTGGAGGAGATCACGGTGCAGGATACGGTAGTGGAGGTGGAGTCGGTGGAGGTGAAGGCGGTGGTAGCTCTGGAGGAGGGCATGGTGGTGGATACGGAAGAGGTGGTGGTAGTGGTTCAGGGTATGCCGCAGGAGGTGAACATGGAGCTGCCTATGGCAGTGGTGGTGGAAGTGGTGAAGGGGGTGGTCATGGTGGTGGTGGCTACTAA